The Rhopalosiphum maidis isolate BTI-1 chromosome 2, ASM367621v3, whole genome shotgun sequence genome segment aaatagtttttttttttttttaaatactaaacatgCAATTTTGCAAAATTTCTTATGGTGGTTATTTTTTGCAACACTAATAACGAtcaatatacacaaatacaaacatttcagatgttacatattatattatatctatataggtacattatccACGCGTGCACATGCGTAAATCAGGacctacctacataattatCCCTACCAATCtctaaaatgatatatatatatatataataggtaattacaCATCATTGCCCGTCATTCAGCGTCGGTCCAACAGTTTTTTTGTACATAGGTACCGAAATCTGTGATACCTTTATTATTGACGAGCTGTACtacaacgacgacgacaaaaGACGACCGGGAAGCCGTCCGACTATACCCACTTCACTGACCTTTTCAGTTTTcatcattatgtataatagaaaGCACTCGCTGAACTGTGAACGAGATCCCGACCCGTTCGACCCTCTTCATAGGTGAACTCGGCGGCGGGTGGTTTTATCTGCATCCCCCTTCGCGCCCCACCAACTACCTGTACACCACCGTCCACTGAGTACCGGGAAATGATCCACGTAACGACCACCCCACAAGCTCAACACTGTCTGCCATTATTCGATTATTTTCGTTCGGAGACCCGTGTGGTGCGCATGAGATCGCACAATACTGAATACGAGGTCTAATCAAAAAGTATCgagactgttaaaaaaaaaaaaaaaatatattagataaagtTATTTACATTCAATCTCCTTCAAAGTATGCTCCTTCTGAGTCCATACATGTTCTCCAACGTTCCTgccatttttgaaaacaccTGTGGAAgtcatttttagaaactccTCGTAGCTGCTCCGtcgcattttgttttatttcatctaCATCTTGAAAACGTTTACCCTTAAgcgccatttttatttttgggaataaaaaaaaatcacatggaGCTAGGTCTGGTGAATAGGGGGGTTGAGAAACAACTGGGATACCATGTTTAGCCAAAAACTGCTGCACAACATGGGCTGAATGGGCTGGTGCATTATCGTGATGCAATTTCCAACTACCAGACTCTTTAAACTCGGGTCTTTTTCTTCGTACAGCGTCTCGTAAACGGCGAAGAACATCAATGTAGTACTCCTTTGTTATAGTCTGTCCTTTAGGAGCATACTCATGATGAACAACACCTTGGTAGTCAAAAAAAACGGTCAACATGACCTTCACTTGACTCCGAACTTGACGAGCTTTTTTGGTCGTGGTGAATCAGGTGTCTTCCACTGCGAAGATTGTACCTTTGTTTCTGGATCGTAGCCATATACCCAAGTCTCGTCACcagttataattgattttaaaaaaaaatcatcagatTCGGAACACTCTAGCAAATCAGTGGCGATCTGTTTTCGATTTTCTTTTTGCTCACCTGAGAGCAGTTTTGGTACAAATTTGGCTGCAACTCTTCTCATGTCTAAATCAGTCGTCAATATGGTTTGAACTGATCCAAATGAAATTTGAAACTCATTACTAAGTTCCATAATTGTCAAACGACGGTTACCTCGTATTGCTGTtcgtattttttgtatcatttcCTCATTGCGGCTTGTTGATGGGCGTCCTTCACGTTCATCACTTTTAACAGTTGTTCTACCCtctttaaatcgtttaaaccATTCAAAAACGCGAGCACGGGACATGGTTTCATCTCCATAAGCTAACAATAACATTTGGTAGGTTTCAGTAGCCGTTTTTCCCAGTTTATGGCAAAATTTAATGCACACTCGTTGTTCTGTATTTTCGCTCATTATGAAATCCGACGGGACGTAAAAACATACTTGACTTAATCGCACCTAGAAGCCGactgaaacaattttaatctaatctatgtctaatatattttcccaACATATAAAGTTAGATTAATATAGCACATGCAAGTTCATACTCAAACTGGTTTACGATTAATCGTATCAGTCTCGATACTTTTTGATTAGACCTCGTAGTTGCAGATTTACTGTAGGTAATGCTACAGCAGTATAGTGTTCGTTAGCAGTCCAGACCGCCGTTCACCATCCCGTGATGGACGTCCTCAGTCGCTGTCGAGAAAATTCCAATAAGATTTCATCTTACCAATTTCCCGGGTTACACGCTTTTGGAGTTTCAACTCACCACAACATTGGCCTGTGTAATATTACAAGTATGATATTTTCGATAACCGACATTTTTACCCCGTACAACCGCCTTTTGTTTGTTTGGTGTAGGATTGATCGTTGATGCATGTGTAATACGTTGTTTACCGCTAACCTTTCGTCGTCCTCAGGTCCTACATGATTAAGACACGAATACTGATCGCCGAGTGTAACATGATGACGCTTATCCGACGCTTCACTGGCTCAGGTCGTAGTTTTGCCTCGTCTACACGATATTCttgtaaaaatctattttaggCGCATAAGAAATAATTGTCATGGCTCAAAGACACGCGTGTTTTGTTCCGATTGAAGAAATCCAGAACCAAAGAGGTTATGAGGTTTTATAGTTTCACTAAATCAGTACTGGAAGAAGAGAATAAGTAAGTTCGATCTCTGAGTAACATTTCAATGTAAGTATCATAATGTGTTGTtaagttcaatttttatttttatttaggaaGAGATAATATCATGgatataatgtacacattCTGCCATCAGATGATGATTACCTAACTATATCAAACTAACTGCATGGTACATAATCTAACTAAATACaacagaaaaaatatgaatgtatcaagaaatttagatttaaaggAATGGATAACTTAAGTACATTGTTTAGTATGTGTCTGagcatatataaatagtaagtgAATGAActaacaaaaatgattttttgacATTGGAACCTAGATAAAATTTCTGATGTAttagtcaaaaattaaataatttattattatatatttatatataatgtattattaattataaattaaaacataatatattggattaaaatattaagggCAGCTTTTATgctttaatcatttttttttaactctttatagttaagattaaaaaaatgttgctaaaaatattatacatattattaattagagatagctttaaaattaatttttatcttatgaAAGTAgcacaaaaatgtaaacacagttaacattttataaatcaaaaattataaacaaggaAATGATGAAATGACATCGATTTGATTTATGTAGTTTCTGTGGTGTACTTTCCCAAACAAATAtctcacatttttttaacaaattaagttTGTATCTTCtaccaattaataattaattaaatatttattttatacacatactttgtattttttttttttttttttgttagaacTAATTTGAGAACTAAATATTGGATACTAATACTTAttcttgaaatttattaattgttaaacaaaAGATAAGGATAGTAAATATTTGTGgctgaaatttgaataataatatcaatttaattctttaatttatcGGTAGCTGGCCGTTTTATCTGTTTGCCAAatgcaataatacaattaataataacaactaacCTATCTAACGaatgatttcaaaaatatactttttatctcTCTAAACTTGTTCGCTATTAAATCTAATTGTggaatagtaatttttatttgacagtTGAAAAGgtaaaactttatatattatacaaaactttaggttaaacattttactatactttgttagttatacataatatttacttaaaaattcttttttttcttataaatctgAGAGAGGtatgtaaatcaaaattttcatGAGTATCACAAAGTATTGGGATCATTACACagtcaactaaaaaaatagtaatagtatacaggttttattaataagtaataacatttcaatataattaaagattaaattacattttaagtttaaagtgaatttattataataataaaaataatttaaaggataaagaaaacaatatttaaatatttttcatactagaatattaaattaagaaaattatttttataaatatctgcTGGAAAAGtaacagtttaaattattaaaatgttattttaaacttaaattattattgctcatcaaaacaattttaatttaattttatatattgtcaaGATGATTAGTATCtactatctatttaaaatgtttaaaagatttaactccaaaataacattttcatatatcttttgctcatattattataataatgtattccttattatcaaatagtttgtttttaaattattcttacatagttattaatttatgtttctgtgaatatgtatataaatagtatcattaagcggcaaattaaaaaaaaattagttttaaatttaaataaatatgttctttttttacataatataataagaacacTACACTTTTacctaagtaataatttaaattaacaaattttttatatcaatgagATTTAATAGGTTagcataactaataaaataacatcagAGTTTTggtctaatttattttctctaaGTCTAGTAAAtaattgtgattttattttaattgtagaacactttaaatttattaagataatttaaagttagttatattaatattttgaattaaatgcatattataaatgaataacttatatttcttataatttaaaaagaaaaaaaatgaaaaatttctaatatattaatatactatttatcaaataatgccaaactaaattttttttataatagtaatgctGTCATTTATTTACATCCCTCATTATCATGGTTTATTTTAgtcaaaatacttttatatattatattgatatatatactattattatgtatatagtatatattatagcaggtaaatttttataattttatagaaggcattaataataattttaaagaatataaattaatactattcgattaattgttattattgttacttattaatttatttttttttatagaaagatTTCAAATGGAAATATgaagaaagaaaaataaatgagcACGATGGATATTTTTTGAAGGAATATATTCTTAAGTTATGGATCAGCAATATTCAAGGTTaccaaaaaagtatttatctaTGATGCAGGGTATTTAaaaccagaaaaaaaaacatttttattcattaaaatttgctTAGAAAGCATTtggacaaaaatattaacaaagtttatacctattagttattttttataagttaaaattaatttttctttttttggtaaattacgtaataaatattgcttatatttaactaacagTCAATTGTAATATGCATATTgtcataataaatcattaaaaattatggacATTGAAtaccataaattatgatatgtcCTCATTTTGGTCATCAATACTTGAATCCTCATcgtctgaaatattttttgtaacagataaaaatgttttgataattttacattttgtttgatTGCAATCACATGGGTTTGGATGTGTCTCGTGTAAAGAGTCTAACATTTCTAGGTTGATACTGTAATGCCTTGAGTTTGGACTGTTGCgattaaattgtacattaaaCATTACAGCATCACCTTCTTCTACTTCTATTTGTGTCGGCAGTACTATGATGGTCTGTTT includes the following:
- the LOC113551179 gene encoding protein GVQW3-like, whose product is MSENTEQRVCIKFCHKLGKTATETYQMLLLAYGDETMSRARVFEWFKRFKEGRTTVKSDEREGRPSTSRNEEMIQKIRTAIRVQTILTTDLDMRRVAAKFVPKLLSGEQKENRKQIATDLLECSESDDFFLKSIITGDETWVYGYDPETKVQSSQWKTPDSPRPKKLVKFGVK